The Candidatus Zixiibacteriota bacterium genome includes the window CCGTGAGATGGGTGGTGTTGTCGGTAAGAAGCAGGACTGAACAGAGAACATGAGGATTGCCGCGTCGCGTCTCAGAAGCCGCTCCTCGCAATGACTCACTGGAAATGTCACCCCAGCGAAAGCTGGGGTATGATCCAGGGACATGATTGAACTCTAATCCGGGGAAGTCGAAAAGTAACTCGTATTTGCCGGCCATTCGTCCAACTATAGCCTTACTGCCCAATAGTTTAAGCGCGTTATCTGGTTATCCTCAGAACTTGTCACTTTTTTTCAAACTGACACTTGACATTCCCATCCCACACGATATATTTGCAGGCTTTACAAGAAGTTGACCCTCCGTAAGTATTGGAAGAGACCAAATGAAGACTTTTTTACCGACCGCTGACCCGCATAATCGCCGCTGGGTTGTAATCGATCTGCAAGGCGCGACCCTTGGACGCGTGGCCGTCAAAGTGGCTGCTATGTTGCGTGGCAAAGACAAACCGACTTTTACTCCCCATATTGATATGGGCGACCATGTTGTGGCAATCAATGCCGCAGGACTAAAAGTGACCGGCTCAAAATTGCTCAATAAATTCTCGTATACCTACACCGGATACCCCGGCGGACTGAGAAAGCATAATCTCGGGAACGAATTGAATCGTCGACCGGATGAAGCGTTCACTCTGACAATCCGAGGCATGCTTCCGAAGAATAAACTCGGACGCAAAATGATTAAGAAACTACATGTCTATGCCGGAAGCGAGCATCCTCATGCCGCTCAACAGCCGACATCAATTGAATTGAAGAGGAAGTAAAATTATGGCGCAAGCGCAAAGCAATCCGCCTTCGGCGATCGGGCGTAGAAAAAGCTCCACGGCTCGCGTTATTCTCTTTCCGGGCAAAGGAAATGTCTCAGTCAATGGCAGACAAATATCTGATTATCTCAGCCGCGAAACACTGGTAAACCATG containing:
- the rplM gene encoding 50S ribosomal protein L13 translates to MKTFLPTADPHNRRWVVIDLQGATLGRVAVKVAAMLRGKDKPTFTPHIDMGDHVVAINAAGLKVTGSKLLNKFSYTYTGYPGGLRKHNLGNELNRRPDEAFTLTIRGMLPKNKLGRKMIKKLHVYAGSEHPHAAQQPTSIELKRK